Proteins from one Planctomyces sp. SH-PL62 genomic window:
- a CDS encoding NAD(P)/FAD-dependent oxidoreductase: protein MLAAGITDRLPNIPGVRDWWGTGVLHCPFCHGWEVRDEPWAYVAPAESAVERATLFSGWAKSLTYLTNGGPRPTADQVKWLKDHQVAVREEKIAGLDGKNGRLDTVMFDGGQPLAVRAVFVHPEPIQRSELPKKLGCKVLTEGRQAGIVETDAFGATSVPGVYVIGDASSTGMMNVTGAVSDGSMVGGAVQHALVKEDVEQS from the coding sequence GTGCTCGCCGCCGGCATCACTGACAGGTTGCCCAACATCCCGGGTGTCCGGGACTGGTGGGGCACTGGAGTGCTCCACTGTCCGTTCTGCCACGGCTGGGAGGTGCGGGACGAGCCGTGGGCATACGTCGCCCCGGCCGAGTCCGCGGTCGAACGGGCGACGCTGTTCTCGGGCTGGGCCAAGTCCCTCACCTACCTCACCAACGGCGGGCCGCGGCCGACCGCCGACCAGGTGAAGTGGCTCAAGGACCATCAGGTCGCCGTGCGGGAGGAGAAGATCGCCGGGCTGGACGGAAAGAACGGGCGATTGGACACCGTAATGTTCGATGGCGGTCAGCCGCTCGCAGTTCGAGCGGTGTTCGTCCATCCGGAGCCGATCCAGCGCTCCGAACTGCCGAAGAAGCTAGGGTGCAAGGTGCTGACGGAGGGCCGGCAGGCCGGCATCGTCGAGACGGACGCGTTCGGCGCGACCTCGGTCCCCGGGGTGTACGTCATCGGCGACGCGTCGTCCACCGGCATGATGAACGTGACCGGGGCCGTGTCGGACGGCAGCATGGTGGGGGGTGCCGTTCAGCACGCCCTGGTGAAGGAAGACGTCGAGCAGAGCTGA
- a CDS encoding helix-turn-helix domain-containing protein, with the protein MKQYLSAAVREKVRALIAEGKKASTIAKECGVSPMTVYREMGRYD; encoded by the coding sequence GTGAAGCAGTACTTGTCGGCGGCTGTCCGGGAGAAGGTGCGGGCGCTCATCGCCGAGGGGAAGAAGGCCTCGACCATCGCCAAGGAGTGCGGCGTGTCCCCCATGACCGTCTATCGTGAGATGGGCCGGTACGATTAG
- a CDS encoding Rrf2 family transcriptional regulator, translated as MRRDSRLSGVLHILLHIAERPDPVTSDHLARMMDTNPVVVRRILAGLRQKGYVRSEKGHGGGWTLACDLSAVTLRDIHVALGSPATLAIGNRTEAPGCLVEQAVNAALGEAFREAEEMLLSHFGRVTLAMLSADFHARMIARGQSPESTEQAHDS; from the coding sequence ATGAGACGCGACAGCCGACTTTCCGGGGTGCTCCACATCCTGCTCCACATCGCCGAGCGGCCGGACCCGGTCACCTCGGACCACCTGGCAAGGATGATGGACACCAACCCCGTCGTGGTCCGGCGGATCCTCGCCGGCCTCCGCCAGAAGGGCTACGTGCGATCGGAGAAGGGGCACGGCGGCGGGTGGACGCTGGCGTGCGACCTCTCTGCGGTCACCCTGCGGGACATCCACGTCGCGCTCGGCAGCCCCGCGACGCTCGCCATCGGCAACCGCACGGAAGCCCCCGGCTGCCTCGTCGAGCAGGCCGTGAACGCCGCGCTCGGAGAGGCATTCCGGGAGGCCGAGGAAATGCTGCTCAGCCATTTCGGGCGGGTCACGCTGGCGATGCTCAGCGCCGACTTCCACGCCCGAATGATCGCCCGCGGCCAGTCACCGGAGAGTACGGAGCAAGCCCATGACTCCTGA
- a CDS encoding helix-turn-helix domain-containing protein, with amino-acid sequence MSRQKKDPLRELTDAERRELVQFSRSSAAPAAEVVRAKILLAVAAGDDYQDAARAVGRRSGDAVSHLVARFNAEGLEALKPRHGGGRSPTYGPQERARIAAEAARAPTPEGDGTATWSLSTLQRTLRAAADGLPKVSTYTIRRVLRESGASYQRTRTWCPTGKALRRRKVGPVQVADPDSDAKKI; translated from the coding sequence ATGTCGCGCCAGAAGAAGGACCCGCTCCGCGAGCTGACCGACGCGGAGCGACGGGAGTTGGTCCAGTTCAGTCGGTCCTCGGCCGCCCCGGCCGCCGAGGTCGTCCGCGCCAAGATCCTGCTGGCCGTCGCCGCCGGCGACGACTACCAGGACGCGGCCCGCGCCGTCGGCCGCCGCTCCGGCGACGCCGTCTCGCACCTGGTCGCCCGCTTCAACGCCGAGGGCCTTGAGGCGTTGAAGCCCCGCCACGGCGGCGGGCGGAGCCCGACCTACGGCCCGCAGGAGCGGGCGCGGATCGCCGCCGAGGCGGCCCGGGCGCCGACCCCGGAGGGCGACGGCACCGCCACCTGGTCGCTCTCGACGTTGCAGCGGACGCTCCGCGCGGCCGCCGACGGCCTGCCGAAGGTCTCGACCTATACCATCCGCCGCGTCCTGCGCGAGTCCGGGGCCAGCTACCAGCGCACTCGGACCTGGTGCCCCACCGGCAAGGCGCTGCGCCGCCGCAAGGTCGGGCCGGTCCAGGTCGCCGACCCGGATTCTGATGCGAAAAAAATTTGA
- a CDS encoding dihydrolipoyl dehydrogenase family protein: MAHPEDYDVVVLGSGAPGKLVAWALASRGQRVAVVERRYVGGACPNIACLPSKNIIHDARVADLVRRSAEFGISRGEWQVDMAAVRDRKRKMVDGLVEMHLAKYRESGAELVMGSGRFVAPRTIEVALNEGGSRTLRGKTVVINTGSRARLDDTPGLAESGPLTHVEALELDRLPEHLLVLGGGYVGLELAQAFRRFGSRVTIVERNGALIHREDEDVTKAVERLLRDEGIEIRTGTAVERVEGTSGDSVRLHTAGGAIEGTHLLVAGGRTPNTDGIGLESVGVEVDARGHIKVDERLRTTAEGVWAAGDCAGSPYFTHIGEDDFRVLLANLTGGDRVTTGRQVPYCLFTDPELARVGLSEREAKESGVSYRLAKLPMQGVLRARTLSETQGFFKALVEADGERILGFTAFGPEAGEVMAVVQVAILAGLPYTALRDAVLTHPTMAEGLAGLFGSVPNG, translated from the coding sequence ATGGCGCATCCCGAAGATTACGACGTGGTCGTCCTGGGCAGCGGGGCCCCCGGCAAGCTGGTCGCCTGGGCGCTCGCCTCGCGAGGGCAACGGGTGGCGGTCGTCGAGCGGCGCTACGTGGGCGGTGCCTGCCCGAACATCGCCTGCCTGCCCAGCAAGAACATCATCCACGACGCCAGGGTCGCCGACCTCGTCCGCAGGAGCGCCGAGTTCGGCATCTCGCGCGGCGAGTGGCAGGTCGACATGGCGGCCGTCCGCGACCGCAAGCGGAAGATGGTCGACGGGCTGGTCGAGATGCACCTGGCGAAGTACCGGGAGAGCGGAGCCGAACTCGTCATGGGTAGCGGGCGCTTCGTCGCGCCCAGGACCATCGAGGTCGCGCTCAACGAAGGGGGCTCGCGGACGCTCCGCGGCAAGACGGTGGTCATCAACACCGGTTCGAGGGCCCGGCTCGACGACACCCCCGGCCTCGCGGAGTCCGGCCCCCTCACGCATGTCGAGGCCCTGGAGCTGGACCGGCTGCCTGAGCACCTGCTCGTACTGGGCGGCGGCTACGTGGGGCTGGAGCTGGCGCAGGCCTTCCGCCGCTTCGGCAGCCGCGTGACGATCGTCGAGCGCAACGGTGCCCTGATCCACCGCGAAGACGAGGACGTGACCAAGGCCGTCGAGCGGCTCCTGCGCGACGAAGGCATCGAGATACGGACCGGCACGGCGGTCGAGCGCGTCGAGGGGACGTCCGGCGATTCCGTCCGCCTGCATACGGCGGGAGGTGCGATCGAGGGAACGCACCTGCTCGTCGCCGGCGGGCGCACCCCGAACACCGACGGCATCGGGCTGGAGTCGGTCGGGGTGGAAGTGGACGCACGGGGCCACATCAAGGTCGACGAGCGGCTGCGGACCACGGCGGAGGGCGTGTGGGCGGCGGGCGATTGCGCCGGGAGCCCTTACTTCACGCATATCGGCGAGGACGACTTCCGCGTGCTGCTGGCCAACCTCACCGGCGGTGACCGCGTGACGACCGGGCGGCAGGTCCCCTACTGCCTGTTCACCGACCCGGAGTTGGCCCGGGTGGGCCTGAGCGAGCGGGAGGCCAAGGAAAGTGGCGTGAGCTACCGCCTGGCCAAACTCCCAATGCAGGGCGTGCTGCGGGCACGGACCCTCTCCGAGACGCAGGGATTCTTCAAGGCCCTGGTCGAGGCGGACGGCGAGCGCATCCTAGGATTCACCGCGTTCGGGCCCGAGGCTGGTGAGGTCATGGCCGTCGTCCAGGTGGCGATCCTGGCGGGCCTGCCGTACACGGCGTTGCGGGACGCCGTCCTGACCCACCCGACGATGGCCGAAGGGCTCGCCGGGCTGTTTGGATCGGTACCGAACGGCTGA
- a CDS encoding DsbA family oxidoreductase, which produces MLTIDVISDVICPWCFIGKRRLEKALNGRAATVRWHPFQLNPDMPREGIERREYRIRKFGSWERSQGLDAQVAAAGRGEGIAFNFDRQSRTPNTLDAHRVIWLAGERGVQDAVAEALFLAYFTEGRDLADRETLAEIAAGAGLTQVEELLAGDKGLDVVRAGEEQARHLGVSGVPFFVVNGKVALSGAQPPELFLQAFEQAGEGVVAGESCEIDSETGGRGC; this is translated from the coding sequence ATGCTCACGATCGACGTGATTTCGGATGTGATCTGCCCGTGGTGCTTCATCGGCAAGCGACGGCTGGAGAAGGCCCTGAATGGCCGGGCCGCCACGGTCCGCTGGCACCCCTTCCAGCTCAACCCTGACATGCCCCGAGAGGGCATCGAGCGTCGCGAGTACCGAATCAGGAAGTTCGGTAGCTGGGAGCGGTCGCAGGGACTCGACGCCCAGGTGGCCGCCGCCGGGCGGGGCGAGGGCATCGCGTTCAACTTCGACCGCCAGTCGCGTACCCCGAACACGCTCGACGCTCATAGGGTCATCTGGCTCGCCGGCGAGCGGGGCGTCCAGGACGCGGTGGCCGAAGCCCTGTTCCTCGCCTACTTCACCGAAGGCCGCGACCTGGCCGACCGGGAAACGCTCGCGGAGATCGCGGCTGGGGCTGGTCTCACCCAGGTGGAGGAGCTGCTCGCGGGTGACAAGGGGCTGGACGTCGTCCGGGCTGGTGAGGAGCAGGCCCGCCACCTTGGCGTGTCCGGCGTGCCGTTCTTCGTCGTGAACGGGAAGGTCGCCCTGTCCGGCGCCCAGCCGCCGGAGCTGTTCCTGCAGGCGTTTGAGCAGGCAGGCGAGGGGGTCGTGGCTGGCGAGTCGTGCGAGATCGACTCGGAGACGGGTGGGCGAGGGTGTTGA
- a CDS encoding IS5 family transposase (programmed frameshift): MTRRYELKDEEFALIADLLPPVGRPGGRWNDHRTTLDGVLWILHTGAQWRELPERYGKWKSVYDRFNRWARDGTIDRILERLHLELDASGRIDFDLWCIDGTSIRAGRAAAGAGGKRGTAEPADHALGRSRGGFGTKLHLVVDSGGVPLSAVVTAGRAHESRSLEPALEAVRIKRPGRGRPRRRPRRLAGDKGYSYRRIRRYLRRRGIKAVIPTRKDQRRSPTFDAEAYRRRNIVERCILWMKENRRLATRFEKLAVNFLAMVKLAMIRRCFRLIEPSDRT; this comes from the exons ATGACGCGACGCTACGAGCTGAAGGACGAGGAGTTCGCCCTGATCGCCGACCTGCTCCCTCCGGTCGGGAGGCCGGGCGGGCGGTGGAACGACCACCGCACGACGCTCGACGGCGTCCTCTGGATCCTCCATACGGGCGCCCAGTGGCGGGAGCTGCCGGAGCGATACGGAAAGTGGAAGAGCGTCTACGACCGATTCAACCGCTGGGCCCGCGACGGCACGATCGACCGCATCCTGGAGCGGCTGCATCTCGAGCTGGACGCCTCGGGGCGGATCGACTTCGACCTCTGGTGCATCGACGGGACGTCCATCCGGGCCGGCCGCGCGGCCGCCGGGGCC GGGGGGAAAAGGGGGACGGCCGAGCCGGCCGACCACGCCCTCGGCCGCTCGCGCGGCGGCTTCGGGACGAAGCTGCACCTGGTCGTCGACTCCGGCGGCGTCCCGCTGTCGGCCGTCGTCACCGCGGGCCGGGCCCACGAGTCGAGGTCCCTGGAGCCGGCGCTCGAGGCGGTGCGGATCAAGCGGCCCGGCCGGGGCCGGCCGCGACGCCGGCCCCGCCGCCTGGCCGGCGACAAGGGGTATAGCTACAGACGCATCCGCCGCTACCTGCGACGGCGAGGGATCAAGGCGGTGATCCCGACCCGCAAGGACCAGCGGCGAAGCCCGACGTTCGACGCCGAGGCCTACCGCCGCCGCAACATCGTCGAGAGGTGCATCCTCTGGATGAAGGAGAACCGGCGGCTGGCGACGCGGTTCGAGAAGCTGGCGGTCAACTTCCTGGCCATGGTCAAGCTGGCCATGATCCGCCGTTGCTTTCGGCTCATCGAGCCGTCAGACAGAACCTAG
- a CDS encoding alpha/beta fold hydrolase — protein MRYRTIDVDGLDVFYREAGEPGAPNLLLLHGFPSSSHMFRDLMPLLADRFHVIAPDLPGFGRTAMPARDAFAYTFDNLARVVERFTEVMSLDRFAVYVFDYGAPTGYRVAMRHPERITAIISQNGNAYEDGLSDGWDPIRSYWREPSTANRDALRSFLRPEATLWQYTHGVPDATAVSPDGYSLDDFYLARPGADEIQLDLFRDYASNVALYPAFQDYFRTHRPPFLAVWGRNDPFFLPAGAEAYKRDIPDADIRLFETGHFALETHAGPIAVAIREFLAG, from the coding sequence ATGCGTTATCGCACGATCGACGTGGACGGACTCGACGTCTTCTACCGGGAGGCCGGGGAACCCGGGGCCCCGAATCTGCTGCTGCTCCACGGCTTCCCCAGCTCCAGCCACATGTTCCGCGACCTGATGCCGCTCCTGGCAGATCGTTTCCACGTCATCGCGCCCGACCTCCCGGGCTTCGGCCGCACGGCGATGCCGGCCCGAGACGCGTTCGCCTACACCTTCGACAACCTCGCCCGAGTCGTGGAACGCTTCACCGAGGTCATGAGCCTCGACCGGTTCGCGGTCTACGTCTTCGACTACGGGGCCCCGACGGGCTATCGCGTCGCGATGCGGCACCCGGAGCGGATCACCGCGATCATCTCCCAGAACGGCAACGCCTATGAGGATGGGCTGAGCGACGGCTGGGACCCCATCCGTTCCTACTGGCGCGAGCCGTCGACGGCCAACCGGGACGCTCTCCGGTCTTTCCTGAGACCTGAGGCGACGCTCTGGCAGTACACCCACGGCGTTCCCGACGCGACCGCCGTCTCGCCGGACGGCTACTCGCTCGACGACTTCTACCTGGCGCGACCCGGGGCCGACGAGATCCAGCTCGACCTGTTCCGCGACTATGCGAGCAACGTGGCCCTGTATCCCGCCTTCCAGGATTACTTCCGCACGCACCGGCCGCCGTTCCTGGCGGTCTGGGGCCGGAACGACCCGTTCTTCCTGCCCGCCGGTGCCGAGGCTTACAAGCGCGATATCCCGGACGCCGACATCCGCCTCTTCGAAACCGGGCACTTCGCGCTGGAGACGCATGCGGGTCCGATCGCCGTGGCGATTCGGGAATTCCTGGCCGGATGA
- a CDS encoding CGNR zinc finger domain-containing protein → MSTQKPPAFFISGWPGLDFLNTLATSVDVQVDWIDSGDGLLAWLEEAGLATAEELKALRDRAIPGEFDAVAAQARGLREWFRGFVRERSGRKLGPDDVRELEPLNRLLDRDERFYQVVIGPEGVKPALELKARRRLRTPEALLLPIAEEIARFVCSEDFEYAKACEGSTCTLLFVDRTRGRARRWCSMAICGNRAKQAAHRDRRKAGE, encoded by the coding sequence ATGAGCACGCAGAAGCCCCCGGCGTTCTTTATTTCCGGCTGGCCGGGGCTCGATTTCCTCAACACCCTGGCCACGTCGGTGGACGTCCAGGTCGACTGGATCGACTCCGGCGACGGACTGCTCGCCTGGCTGGAGGAGGCGGGGCTCGCGACGGCGGAGGAGCTTAAGGCGTTGCGGGACCGAGCGATCCCGGGCGAGTTCGACGCCGTCGCCGCCCAGGCCCGGGGCCTGCGGGAGTGGTTCCGGGGATTCGTCCGGGAGCGGAGCGGCAGGAAGCTCGGCCCCGACGACGTGCGCGAGCTCGAGCCGCTGAACCGCCTCCTCGACCGGGACGAGCGGTTCTACCAGGTCGTGATCGGGCCAGAAGGCGTGAAGCCAGCCCTGGAGCTCAAGGCGCGCCGACGCCTGCGGACTCCTGAGGCCCTGCTGCTGCCGATCGCCGAGGAGATCGCCCGATTCGTGTGCAGCGAGGACTTCGAGTACGCCAAGGCGTGCGAGGGCTCGACCTGCACGCTTCTATTCGTGGACCGCACGCGAGGCCGCGCCCGTCGATGGTGCAGCATGGCCATCTGCGGGAATCGGGCGAAGCAGGCGGCACACCGCGATCGCCGGAAGGCGGGGGAGTGA
- a CDS encoding transposase yields the protein MKRIRHTPEQIVRKPREADSESAKGTGVAEIRKALGVSENTYHRWRNQFGGIKVDEVKRLKELEEENARLKALVAEPALDKAILKEAARGNS from the coding sequence ATGAAACGAATCCGACACACGCCCGAGCAGATCGTCCGCAAGCCGAGGGAGGCCGACTCCGAGTCGGCCAAGGGGACCGGCGTCGCCGAGATCCGCAAGGCCCTGGGCGTCTCCGAGAACACGTATCACCGCTGGCGGAACCAGTTCGGCGGGATCAAGGTCGACGAGGTGAAGCGGCTCAAGGAGTTGGAGGAGGAGAACGCCAGGCTCAAGGCCCTGGTCGCCGAACCGGCCCTGGACAAGGCGATCCTCAAGGAGGCCGCCCGGGGAAACTCGTGA
- a CDS encoding FAD-dependent oxidoreductase, with the protein MKETKDLSSREAIALLASGTTAGLLAAGSNALAEEQKAPQQKFDYDVVIVGGGPAGLSAALVMGRSCRKVLVCDAGSPRNHTSPAVHGFFTRDGIAPAELLKIGREQLKPYAVEWHDGRVDEAGGRVPGAAGSRQGRRRAEACARRRHH; encoded by the coding sequence ATGAAAGAGACCAAGGACCTGAGCAGCCGGGAGGCGATCGCCCTCCTGGCTAGCGGGACGACGGCCGGGCTGCTGGCCGCCGGGAGCAACGCCCTCGCCGAGGAACAGAAGGCCCCTCAACAGAAGTTCGACTACGACGTGGTGATCGTCGGAGGCGGGCCGGCGGGCCTGAGCGCCGCGCTCGTCATGGGCCGGTCCTGCCGCAAGGTACTGGTCTGCGACGCGGGGAGCCCACGAAACCACACCTCACCCGCCGTGCACGGCTTCTTCACGCGGGACGGGATCGCCCCGGCCGAGTTGCTCAAGATCGGCCGGGAGCAGCTCAAGCCATACGCCGTCGAGTGGCACGACGGCCGGGTCGACGAGGCTGGGGGCCGGGTTCCGGGTGCGGCTGGGTCAAGACAAGGCCGTCGTCGCGCGGAAGCTTGTGCTCGCCGCCGGCATCACTGA
- a CDS encoding zinc-binding alcohol dehydrogenase family protein: MRAILRTEFGGPDVLVIREIPEPEPKEGHAVIQVKAFGLNHAELHTRKGEWAEIADVSGIECVGVVKSCPGGEFPIGAKVAALMGGLGRTINGSYAEFTRVPVSNVALIEADLPWADLAALPETYATAWTCLFRNLDIQPGQTLVIRGATSSFGQAAVKLAVNAGAKVIATSRSRERFPMLEKLGIVRAEQELPDLSTRISEAKELDAVLDLVGNSTILDSLRMLRRGGRACLAGWLGGLAPIADFNPLLQMASGVYLTFFGSFVFGTPGFPLSDVPLGQIAEDVAAGRLEAKPSRVFRFEEIREAHRVMEANEAGGKMVVVHD; this comes from the coding sequence ATGCGTGCGATTCTCAGGACGGAGTTCGGTGGCCCGGATGTCCTCGTCATCCGCGAGATCCCGGAGCCGGAGCCCAAAGAGGGCCACGCGGTGATCCAGGTCAAGGCGTTCGGCCTCAACCACGCCGAGCTGCACACGCGCAAGGGGGAGTGGGCCGAGATCGCCGATGTCAGCGGCATCGAGTGCGTAGGGGTCGTGAAGTCCTGTCCCGGCGGCGAGTTCCCGATCGGTGCCAAGGTCGCCGCGCTGATGGGTGGCCTGGGGCGGACCATCAACGGCAGCTACGCCGAGTTCACCCGCGTGCCGGTCTCGAACGTCGCCCTGATCGAGGCGGACCTCCCCTGGGCCGACCTGGCCGCGCTGCCGGAGACCTATGCCACGGCCTGGACCTGCCTGTTCCGCAACCTCGACATCCAGCCGGGCCAGACGCTCGTCATCCGGGGCGCGACCTCCTCTTTCGGCCAGGCGGCCGTGAAGCTGGCCGTGAACGCCGGGGCGAAGGTGATCGCCACCAGCCGCAGCCGGGAACGGTTCCCCATGTTGGAGAAGCTGGGGATCGTGCGGGCTGAGCAGGAACTGCCGGACCTCTCGACGCGGATCTCCGAGGCCAAAGAGCTCGACGCGGTGCTCGACCTCGTCGGCAACAGCACCATCCTCGACTCGCTCAGAATGCTCCGCCGCGGGGGCCGGGCCTGCCTCGCCGGCTGGCTGGGCGGCCTCGCGCCGATCGCCGACTTCAACCCGCTCCTGCAGATGGCCAGCGGCGTCTACCTGACCTTCTTCGGCAGCTTCGTCTTCGGGACACCGGGCTTCCCGCTCTCCGACGTCCCGCTCGGGCAGATCGCCGAGGACGTGGCGGCGGGCCGCCTGGAGGCCAAGCCGTCGCGCGTCTTCCGCTTCGAGGAGATCCGCGAGGCGCATCGGGTCATGGAAGCGAACGAGGCCGGCGGCAAAATGGTGGTCGTCCACGATTGA
- a CDS encoding transposase, translating into MIEAAYLTGTSSGLEVWCTDQAGPYQTVPYPGRSWRPEGDPARQPHEYLRDGTAKALTLFRPADGHARVSGVTACPNAVLHPWLKRELAAILAAMPDPPATPDDGWRGAWERWQEGLTVVPTLPEAPPPLRMLLVLDNLAGHKTPELVCWLFDHGIMPLYTPVGGSWLNMAESLQRILKRRALDGQYPTDAAQIIAWYEAAARHWDAAPTPFQWGGKRAARRRRQRERRHHLGGSGACSRVPVPRRADLWPQAIQVTH; encoded by the coding sequence TTGATCGAGGCGGCCTACCTCACGGGTACGTCGTCGGGGCTGGAGGTCTGGTGCACCGACCAGGCCGGCCCCTACCAGACGGTCCCCTACCCGGGACGGTCGTGGCGCCCCGAAGGGGACCCGGCGCGCCAGCCGCACGAGTACCTCCGCGACGGCACGGCGAAGGCCCTGACGCTGTTCCGCCCGGCCGACGGCCACGCCCGCGTCAGCGGCGTGACGGCCTGCCCCAACGCCGTCCTGCACCCCTGGCTGAAGCGCGAACTGGCGGCCATCCTTGCCGCGATGCCCGACCCTCCGGCGACGCCGGACGACGGCTGGCGTGGGGCCTGGGAACGCTGGCAGGAGGGCCTCACGGTCGTGCCGACGCTCCCGGAGGCACCGCCGCCGTTGCGGATGCTCTTGGTGCTCGACAACCTGGCCGGCCACAAGACGCCCGAGCTGGTGTGCTGGCTGTTCGACCACGGGATCATGCCGCTGTACACGCCGGTGGGCGGCTCCTGGCTGAACATGGCCGAGAGCCTGCAGCGGATCCTCAAGCGCCGGGCGCTGGACGGGCAGTACCCGACCGACGCGGCCCAGATCATCGCGTGGTATGAAGCCGCGGCGCGGCACTGGGACGCGGCGCCGACGCCGTTCCAGTGGGGCGGCAAGCGGGCGGCCCGGCGGCGGCGGCAGCGTGAGCGCCGTCACCACCTCGGCGGCTCGGGGGCCTGCTCGCGTGTCCCGGTCCCGCGGCGTGCCGACTTATGGCCACAGGCAATCCAAGTGACCCACTAG
- a CDS encoding class I SAM-dependent methyltransferase, producing MTPEPFTPQAAFANPEHVARYADGPPRFVPGFADMHRMATLLLAERVPEDGRVLVVGAGGGLELRTFASAHPGWTFEGVDPSAEMLKLAEQTLGSLASRVRLHTGTVDAAPDGPFDAATCLLTMHFLSRDERRRTAAEIRRRLRPGAPFVSVHVSVPAAGDARSEWLSRYVAFAASSGAAIKDAQTARTTVEAHLTMLTPEDDEAVLREAGFKDVGLFYAGFTFRGWVAYA from the coding sequence ATGACTCCTGAGCCATTCACCCCGCAGGCCGCGTTCGCGAACCCGGAGCACGTCGCCCGCTACGCGGACGGCCCGCCGCGTTTCGTGCCGGGGTTCGCCGACATGCACCGCATGGCGACACTCCTGCTCGCCGAGCGGGTGCCCGAGGACGGCCGGGTCCTGGTCGTCGGGGCCGGCGGCGGGCTGGAACTCCGGACATTCGCGTCCGCCCATCCCGGCTGGACGTTCGAGGGGGTCGACCCCTCGGCTGAGATGCTCAAGCTTGCCGAGCAGACCCTCGGCTCGCTCGCCTCGCGGGTCCGGTTGCACACGGGCACCGTCGATGCTGCGCCGGACGGGCCGTTCGACGCGGCGACCTGCCTGCTCACGATGCACTTCCTGTCCCGCGATGAGCGGCGGCGCACGGCGGCCGAGATCCGCCGCCGGCTCAGGCCCGGTGCGCCGTTCGTGTCGGTCCATGTCAGCGTCCCCGCAGCCGGGGACGCGCGGTCGGAGTGGCTGTCGCGCTACGTCGCCTTCGCCGCATCGTCCGGCGCGGCGATCAAAGACGCGCAAACCGCCCGGACGACGGTCGAAGCCCACCTGACCATGCTCACGCCGGAGGATGACGAGGCCGTCCTCCGCGAGGCGGGGTTCAAGGATGTCGGCCTGTTTTACGCCGGGTTCACCTTCCGAGGGTGGGTGGCGTACGCCTGA
- a CDS encoding YkgB family protein → MNLLIKVLAKSGLLRDHLNQHLVRASMILIFVLFGYQKWFEYEAQALIPFIRNGPLTSWMYPVFGLHGATWFLGVSEWLTAALLVWGYWSPRAGVIGAFLSVGTFVTTVTIIPFMPDGWDAAAGFPAMKGDVAFLMKDVVLLAASVYLLKQDVARVIDSRDTGAMHAGDRRAVEVAS, encoded by the coding sequence TTGAACCTGCTGATCAAAGTCCTCGCCAAGTCCGGGCTCCTCAGGGACCACCTGAACCAACACCTCGTTCGGGCCTCGATGATCCTGATCTTCGTGCTCTTCGGGTACCAGAAATGGTTCGAGTACGAGGCCCAGGCCCTGATCCCCTTCATCCGGAACGGCCCGCTGACGTCCTGGATGTACCCGGTGTTCGGCCTGCATGGGGCGACCTGGTTCCTGGGCGTGTCGGAATGGCTGACGGCGGCGCTGCTGGTCTGGGGCTACTGGAGCCCCAGGGCGGGCGTCATTGGGGCCTTCCTGTCCGTCGGCACCTTCGTCACGACGGTGACCATCATCCCGTTCATGCCGGACGGCTGGGACGCGGCCGCGGGCTTTCCGGCAATGAAGGGCGACGTGGCCTTTCTGATGAAGGACGTCGTCCTCCTTGCCGCGTCCGTCTACCTGCTGAAGCAGGACGTCGCGAGAGTCATCGATTCTCGCGACACGGGCGCGATGCACGCCGGTGATCGCCGGGCGGTCGAAGTCGCCTCTTAG
- a CDS encoding DUF4385 domain-containing protein — protein sequence MDKPSYLNFDKSKYAWKPDVDYRANPELYRVGKGEQGVLICEPYKGELVPLWRFKTPEIARESSQAIYKKFLAYLRQKDFVGADMARKFLQMGFTRARRYTNYKGGRKYDPKDKHQLEKGTGDPVKAESAQIFFDAWKKAEAKPAYARMKAEWKERYG from the coding sequence ATGGACAAGCCCAGCTACCTCAACTTCGACAAGTCGAAATACGCCTGGAAGCCCGACGTGGACTACCGGGCGAACCCCGAGCTCTACCGCGTCGGCAAGGGCGAACAAGGCGTCCTGATCTGCGAGCCGTACAAGGGTGAGCTGGTGCCGCTCTGGCGCTTCAAGACGCCCGAGATTGCCAGGGAGAGCAGCCAGGCGATCTACAAGAAGTTCCTCGCCTACCTGCGGCAGAAGGACTTCGTCGGGGCGGACATGGCCCGGAAGTTCCTCCAGATGGGCTTCACACGCGCCCGGCGGTACACGAACTATAAGGGGGGCCGGAAGTACGACCCCAAGGATAAGCACCAGTTAGAGAAAGGCACGGGCGACCCGGTGAAGGCGGAGTCGGCGCAGATCTTCTTCGATGCATGGAAGAAGGCCGAGGCCAAGCCCGCCTATGCCCGGATGAAGGCCGAGTGGAAGGAGCGGTACGGATGA